A genome region from Deltaproteobacteria bacterium includes the following:
- the argC gene encoding N-acetyl-gamma-glutamyl-phosphate reductase, which produces MSAAVRTAIIGGTGYSGVELTRLILQHPHTELVLVTSPSGEGRPLADHQPILRGLTQLPLSPVPQAASEWPAVDLIFLCLPHGVSRDLVPSLPPTARVIDLSGDFRIRDGETFAKYYGISPPAPEWQRRFVYGLPEVVDRAEIAHAHYVANPGCFATAVTLGLAPLVRLGLIESRVIVDAKTGSTGAGAKPSVTTQHATRANSFYGYKSFAHQHVPEIKQTLATLSRGWGDGLVFQAHSTPLVRGIFASIYCRVQPGVSAASIDKAFRDYYEGCAFMRLCEGSPNVNWTRGSNFVDLGWSQEDRELIVFCALDNLGKGAAGQAVQNMNLMYGYAEMTGLWQAGGVP; this is translated from the coding sequence ATGAGCGCGGCAGTCAGGACAGCGATCATTGGTGGTACTGGTTACTCTGGGGTCGAATTGACGCGCTTGATCCTGCAGCATCCCCACACGGAGCTGGTCCTTGTTACCTCGCCCAGCGGGGAGGGTAGGCCGCTCGCCGATCACCAGCCGATTTTGCGCGGATTGACGCAGCTGCCACTTAGTCCGGTGCCGCAGGCCGCGTCTGAGTGGCCGGCGGTGGATCTCATATTTCTGTGCCTTCCCCACGGTGTCAGTCGCGACCTAGTGCCGTCACTGCCGCCCACGGCCCGCGTCATCGATCTGAGTGGTGACTTCCGCATCAGGGACGGAGAAACCTTTGCCAAGTACTACGGCATCTCTCCCCCCGCACCAGAGTGGCAGCGACGTTTTGTCTATGGTCTCCCTGAAGTCGTTGACAGGGCAGAGATCGCACATGCGCATTACGTGGCCAATCCCGGCTGTTTTGCAACGGCCGTGACCTTAGGGCTGGCGCCGCTTGTGCGTCTTGGTCTCATCGAGTCTCGCGTCATTGTTGATGCCAAGACTGGGTCGACGGGCGCCGGGGCTAAGCCCTCAGTGACGACGCAGCATGCGACGCGCGCCAATAGTTTCTACGGTTACAAGAGTTTTGCGCATCAGCATGTTCCGGAGATTAAGCAGACGCTGGCGACGCTTAGTCGCGGCTGGGGTGATGGTCTCGTTTTTCAGGCGCATAGCACACCGCTGGTGCGCGGGATTTTTGCTTCCATTTACTGCCGCGTGCAGCCAGGTGTCAGCGCGGCATCGATAGACAAAGCATTCCGCGATTACTATGAGGGCTGCGCCTTCATGCGCCTATGTGAAGGGTCGCCCAATGTAAACTGGACGCGTGGCAGCAATTTTGTTGATTTGGGCTGGAGCCAAGAGGACCGTGAGCTCATCGTTTTTTGCGCGCTAGATAATCTCGGCAAAGGGGCTGCCGGTCAGGCTGTGCAGAATATGAATCTTATGTACGGATATGCAGAAATGACCGGTCTTTGGCAAGCAGGAGGCGTGCCGTGA
- a CDS encoding ArgR family transcriptional regulator, whose amino-acid sequence MDKATRQRKITEIIRRSPVRNQSELVALLTKAGIESTQASVSRDLSDMGVVKVDGVYRAPQLEPGQSQLVDHLAAEKIGDHLIVVRTGPGHAQAVALHLDRAKLTGVAGTIAGDDTIFIALRSRDDQSKVMRKIFSIFKK is encoded by the coding sequence ATGGACAAAGCAACACGACAGCGAAAAATTACCGAGATTATTCGGCGTAGTCCGGTACGCAATCAGTCTGAGCTCGTTGCTCTCCTGACTAAGGCCGGGATTGAATCCACACAGGCCAGCGTGTCTCGTGACCTCAGCGATATGGGTGTGGTCAAAGTGGACGGTGTTTACCGGGCACCACAGCTAGAGCCAGGTCAGTCGCAGCTAGTCGACCATCTGGCGGCGGAAAAGATTGGCGATCATCTGATTGTCGTGCGCACAGGTCCCGGCCACGCCCAAGCTGTGGCGTTGCATCTTGATCGCGCTAAGTTGACGGGCGTTGCTGGCACCATTGCTGGTGACGACACCATTTTCATTGCCTTGCGTAGCCGTGACGATCAGTCGAAGGTCATGCGTAAGATTTTCTCCATCTTCAAGAAATAG
- the argH gene encoding argininosuccinate lyase — protein MEQKAWSGRFKTSTHSAVEAFTASIKTDIRLWRHDIEASKAHAHMLGSVGIISRDEATAIISGLDAIGEDFAAGKVTLSDTLEDIHMHIESALIERLGDTGRKLHTARSRNDQVATSLRLWTRDAIDTLVTGLLNLQRSLVDAAQRAGDTVIPGYTHLQRAQPVLAAHYYLAHVERFERDIQRLRDARQRVNQLPLGAAALAGTSLPIDRHEVCRALGFDAICRNSLDAVSDRDFVAESLFAMSLVSTHLSGIAEEWILWSSQEYAFLNLPDELCTGSSIMPHKKNPDVLELIRGRTGRVIGSLQNLLVLLKGLPLAYNRDLQEDKAALFDAYDTVLASTELMTLMTEGSTLRRAAIEAGLDHGFLDATTLMEALIEIGCPMRSAHAMVGQLVRTAEEQGLTLATLPEDTLKAAHPQLIAIAARKLGIKNTLASFRSVGSTAPQMVASEIKRWINHLEQAGNQLHSSLTESKS, from the coding sequence GTGGAACAAAAAGCATGGAGCGGACGCTTTAAAACATCGACACACAGCGCCGTCGAAGCGTTCACAGCGTCGATTAAAACTGACATCCGCCTGTGGCGCCACGATATCGAAGCGTCCAAAGCTCATGCGCACATGCTCGGATCAGTGGGCATCATCAGTCGGGATGAGGCAACGGCCATCATCAGTGGCCTTGACGCTATCGGCGAGGATTTTGCTGCGGGTAAGGTCACACTGAGCGACACACTTGAAGATATCCACATGCATATCGAGTCAGCACTCATCGAGCGCCTCGGCGACACCGGTCGCAAATTACATACGGCGCGCAGCCGCAACGATCAGGTTGCCACCAGTCTACGTCTGTGGACCCGTGACGCCATCGACACTTTGGTGACGGGACTACTAAACTTGCAACGCTCCCTCGTGGATGCCGCACAGCGCGCCGGTGATACCGTGATACCCGGGTACACCCATTTGCAACGAGCACAGCCGGTGCTGGCAGCCCATTACTACCTAGCCCACGTGGAACGCTTTGAGCGCGATATTCAGAGACTAAGAGACGCCAGGCAGCGCGTCAATCAGCTGCCTCTCGGTGCCGCAGCATTGGCTGGCACCTCCCTCCCCATCGATAGACATGAAGTTTGCAGGGCGCTCGGCTTTGACGCCATCTGCCGTAATTCGCTAGATGCCGTATCGGATCGCGATTTTGTGGCCGAATCGCTCTTTGCAATGAGCCTAGTCTCCACGCACCTCAGCGGTATCGCCGAGGAGTGGATCTTATGGAGCAGCCAGGAATATGCGTTTTTGAACCTGCCTGATGAACTTTGCACCGGCTCTTCCATCATGCCCCACAAGAAGAATCCAGACGTGCTCGAATTGATCCGCGGCCGCACTGGCCGCGTCATCGGTTCGCTACAAAATTTACTTGTGCTCCTAAAGGGACTGCCGCTTGCTTACAATCGTGACCTACAAGAGGACAAGGCTGCCCTATTTGATGCCTACGACACCGTTCTGGCAAGCACCGAACTCATGACGCTCATGACAGAAGGATCAACGTTGCGCCGCGCCGCGATTGAGGCCGGACTGGACCATGGGTTTCTCGATGCGACGACGCTGATGGAGGCGCTGATTGAAATTGGCTGTCCCATGCGTTCAGCGCACGCCATGGTCGGCCAACTGGTCCGTACCGCGGAGGAGCAAGGCTTAACGTTAGCCACGCTACCAGAGGATACCCTCAAGGCGGCCCATCCGCAGCTTATCGCGATAGCTGCTAGAAAACTTGGCATTAAAAATACTCTAGCTTCATTTCGTAGCGTCGGATCCACGGCACCACAGATGGTCGCCAGTGAGATCAAGCGCTGGATAAATCACCTTGAGCAAGCAGGGAATCAGTTACATTCGTCTTTAACGGAGTCCAAATCATGA
- a CDS encoding argininosuccinate synthase — protein sequence MTKPHVVLAYSGGLDTTVILHWLAARGFEVTAFLADVGQRTEDLDLIAARAQKGGAARFISKNMRDEFLHDFFLPCLHGHAQYEGRYLLGTSIARPLIAKAQVETARACGAQLLAHGATGKGNDQVRFELTYQALAPELSILPVWRDPAFIKAFGEGRKSMLAYAADHRLEVKASAAKPWSSDDNLLHISYEAGILEDPWLGAPTALFERMVHPTKAPDHVERFIIKWQNGVPVAVASAVPDAPAGDLGVLSYEPGAILSEGFAAVFDYVDLAAARNGVGSLGLVESRYVGMKSRGEYHAPGHSVLLAAHRDIEALCLPGSLILDKERRATDFATSVYNGYWYDAATEAHRTYLQATQSTVTGETRVALYKGNVIIEGRRSPLALYDAAIATMDGEGNYRQEDATGFIRLHGLPLRVRRQVQGR from the coding sequence ATGACAAAACCACATGTAGTCCTCGCCTACTCGGGCGGCCTTGACACCACCGTCATTCTCCATTGGCTAGCCGCGCGTGGCTTTGAAGTTACGGCCTTCCTCGCTGATGTCGGTCAACGGACGGAGGATTTGGATTTGATCGCAGCGCGCGCCCAAAAGGGCGGCGCCGCGCGATTTATTAGTAAGAATATGCGCGATGAATTCTTGCATGATTTTTTCCTGCCATGCCTGCACGGACACGCCCAGTACGAGGGGCGCTATCTCCTCGGCACGTCGATTGCCCGGCCACTCATTGCCAAGGCGCAGGTTGAGACGGCGCGCGCCTGCGGTGCGCAGCTGCTCGCCCACGGTGCCACTGGTAAGGGCAACGACCAGGTGCGCTTTGAGTTAACCTATCAGGCTTTAGCACCCGAGCTAAGTATCCTGCCGGTGTGGCGCGATCCTGCGTTTATCAAGGCTTTTGGCGAGGGCAGGAAAAGCATGCTCGCCTATGCCGCCGACCACCGTTTGGAGGTCAAAGCCAGTGCAGCCAAACCTTGGTCATCTGATGACAATCTGCTGCACATTTCCTACGAGGCTGGGATTCTCGAGGACCCATGGCTAGGGGCGCCAACCGCACTTTTTGAACGCATGGTCCATCCAACTAAGGCCCCTGATCATGTTGAACGCTTCATCATCAAATGGCAAAACGGTGTCCCAGTGGCCGTGGCCAGCGCCGTACCTGATGCCCCCGCTGGAGATCTTGGCGTACTCAGCTACGAACCAGGGGCCATCCTAAGCGAAGGGTTCGCCGCTGTGTTTGATTATGTTGACTTAGCCGCGGCGCGCAACGGAGTGGGATCGTTAGGTTTGGTCGAGTCGCGCTACGTCGGTATGAAATCACGCGGTGAATATCACGCTCCCGGTCACTCCGTACTCTTAGCCGCGCACCGGGATATCGAGGCACTTTGTCTCCCCGGCAGCCTCATTTTGGATAAAGAACGCCGCGCCACTGATTTTGCGACTTCGGTATACAACGGCTACTGGTACGACGCTGCCACCGAAGCGCATCGGACTTATCTACAGGCCACACAGTCCACAGTGACGGGCGAAACGCGGGTCGCTCTCTATAAAGGTAACGTGATCATCGAGGGGCGTCGCTCTCCCCTAGCCCTCTATGACGCTGCCATCGCCACGATGGACGGCGAGGGCAATTACCGGCAGGAGGACGCCACTGGCTTTATCCGCCTACATGGCTTGCCACTCCGCGTGAGACGCCAAGTTCAAGGTCGCTAA
- a CDS encoding polyphenol oxidase family protein, with translation MRTRELLSQFTWEAPAKTSLLLTRAGFDHGFYGTSDTAPECHHVRQVHGTKIVPTAPDSTSAKAPHRIEADALYTFERDSFIAVKTADCIPVLLAIPGQMVAGIHAGWRGLTRGIIMNAVDKLVESGQDVSRMIAVVGPTISRERFEVGAEVVDALLTPASGLSMEQAAFTLSKGSTDRWHLDLQVAAALALSNAGIPAGNIGVIQACTYARTDWHSFRRDAKGAGVNWSWIKLG, from the coding sequence ATGCGCACGAGAGAACTCCTGTCCCAATTCACCTGGGAAGCTCCCGCTAAGACCTCGCTACTTCTCACGCGAGCAGGTTTTGACCATGGCTTCTACGGGACCAGTGACACAGCGCCAGAGTGTCACCACGTGCGCCAGGTCCACGGCACCAAAATTGTACCGACTGCACCAGACAGCACGAGCGCCAAAGCACCTCACAGAATTGAAGCGGACGCCCTGTACACCTTTGAGCGTGACAGCTTTATCGCCGTCAAGACGGCTGACTGCATCCCCGTTCTCCTTGCCATTCCTGGGCAAATGGTCGCTGGGATCCACGCTGGATGGCGCGGTCTGACGCGCGGCATCATCATGAACGCGGTCGATAAGTTGGTGGAATCCGGTCAGGACGTGAGCCGCATGATCGCGGTTGTGGGACCGACTATTTCGCGGGAACGCTTTGAGGTAGGTGCGGAGGTGGTAGATGCCCTCCTAACCCCGGCCTCCGGGCTCAGTATGGAACAGGCCGCGTTTACGCTGTCCAAGGGCAGTACCGATAGGTGGCACTTGGACTTGCAGGTGGCGGCCGCTCTCGCACTCAGCAATGCCGGGATCCCCGCCGGAAATATCGGCGTGATCCAAGCCTGCACTTATGCCCGCACCGACTGGCATAGTTTCCGCCGCGACGCTAAGGGCGCTGGGGTCAATTGGAGCTGGATAAAACTCGGCTAA
- a CDS encoding 3-dehydroquinate dehydratase produces the protein MRKTKSKSRANPNSVDLRPRILVASGVNLDLLGRREPGIYGHATLQDLEAIASREFAARAELVFAQTNVESEYLALLDGAWAGAVINPGAWTHTSLALADRLAGLQLPFVEVHLSNTAARETFRHHSYTARLAVGVVQGFGINSYLLGIEGLLRYLMTNAS, from the coding sequence ATGAGAAAAACCAAGTCTAAATCCAGGGCCAACCCGAACTCCGTAGATCTTCGGCCGCGTATATTAGTGGCCAGTGGCGTCAATCTAGACTTACTCGGTCGTCGCGAGCCCGGTATTTATGGACACGCCACGTTGCAGGACCTAGAGGCCATTGCCAGTCGTGAATTTGCGGCAAGGGCTGAGCTGGTCTTTGCGCAAACCAATGTCGAATCCGAATACCTAGCATTATTAGACGGCGCCTGGGCCGGAGCCGTGATTAATCCTGGGGCATGGACGCATACGTCTTTAGCCCTGGCTGATCGCTTGGCCGGCTTGCAGCTGCCTTTCGTCGAAGTCCACCTATCGAACACGGCGGCTCGCGAGACTTTTAGACATCACTCTTACACTGCGCGACTGGCAGTCGGCGTCGTGCAAGGCTTCGGCATCAATTCCTACTTGCTCGGCATCGAGGGGCTGCTCAGGTATCTAATGACCAACGCGTCTTGA